The following coding sequences are from one Salvia hispanica cultivar TCC Black 2014 chromosome 3, UniMelb_Shisp_WGS_1.0, whole genome shotgun sequence window:
- the LOC125215765 gene encoding protein ENHANCED DISEASE RESISTANCE 2-like, protein MRRSRVVHEGWMVRYKRRKIGRSYFHMRYFVLEPRFLAYYKKKPQDGMVPVKTLLIDGNCRVEDQGVKSLKPNNDHMIYVLSVYNKKDSSNRMTMASYSIQEVHNWKEKLESIIDQQQGSNSAHGNKYFSFEYRYGLDTGRNASSSDRDAAEEEDDDDDDDRPDSPHQTIGDGPPESVFDWTDELDSNLHIQNFNSQAFTKKSWRLLQCQNGLRIFEELLEVDFLPKSCSRPMKAVGVVEATCEETFELIMRMDATRCEWDCSFQYGSLVEEVDGHTAILYQRLQLDWFSMFVWPRDLCYVRYWRRNDDGSYVVLFRSREHESCRRQRGYVRAHIESGGFNISRLQSRDGRPRTKVQHLMQIDLRGWGAGYFSSFQQHCLLQMLNSVAGLREYFSQTDERAIAPRMPLMVNMTSASDPSKKSKRFQSSSFRFPNSSNRMMDECSDDDEDFQCADQEVSTSEVNDKRNESSDDEPELDMNFYFGNLRRDDQENARNCWTLSDGNNFRVRGKNFCSDKSKTAGGKHLMDLVATDWFKSTKRMDHVAKRLGCAAQVAADRGLFSIVINLQVPAGSTQYSMIFYFVTKNLVPGSLLQRFVDGDDEARNSRLKLIPSVPKGSWIVRQSVGSTPCLLGKSVDCTYIRGSSYLEIDVDIGSSTVANGVLGLVIGVITTLVVDMAFILQGNTPEELPERLIGAVRISHLELSSALEPREEDDF, encoded by the exons GTACCAGTGAAGACTCTTCTCATAGATGGCAACTGTAGAGTGGAGGACCAAGGAGTCAAGAGTCTCAAGCCTAACAATGATCAC ATGATTTACGTTCTGTCAGTTTACAACAAGAAAGATAGTTCCAATCGCATGACG ATGGCATCTTACAGCATTCAGGAGGTTCACAATTGGAAAGAAAAACTTGAATCTATTATTGATCAG CAGCAAGGGTCAAATTCTGCCCATGGTAACAAGTACTTTTCTTTTGAGTATAGATATGGCTTGGATACTGGGAGAAATGCTTCATCATCAGACCGTGA TGctgcagaagaagaagatgatgatgatgatgatgatcgTCCAGATTCTCCACACCAAACGATAGGAGATG GTCCCCCTGAATCTGTTTTTGACTGGACAGATGAATTAGATTCAAATTTACACATTCAGAATTTCAACAGTCAGGCCTTTACAAAAAAGTCCTGGCGCCTTCTTCAGTGCCAAAATG GGCTTCGAATTTTTGAGGAGCTTCTtgaagttgattttctt CCAAAGAGCTGCAGCAGACCAATGAAAGCTGTTGGGGTAGTTGAGGCTACTTGTGAAGAAACGTTTGAGCTCATAATGAGAATGGATGCTACGCGATGCGA GTGGGATTGCAGTTTTCAGTATGGTAGCTTGGTTGAAGAGGTAGATGGACATACTGCTATTCTATATCAAAGGCTTCAGTTGGACTGGTTTTCAAT GTTTGTATGGCCTCGTGACCTCTGCTATGTACGCTATTGGCGTCGAAATGATGATGGGAGTTATG TTGTCTTGTTTCGTTCTAGGGAGCATGAAAGTTGTCGCCGACAACGAGGATATGTGCGGGCTCATATTGAGA GTGGAGGGTTTAATATATCACGTCTACAGTCTCGTGATGGAAGACCTAGAACAAAGGTCCAGCATCTTATGCAAATTGATCTTAGAGGCTGGGGAGCTGgttatttttcatcatttcagCAACACTGTCTTCTTCAAATGTTAAATAGTGTCGCTG GCTTACGAGAATATTTTTCTCAAACCGATGAAAGGGCCATAGCTCCTAGGATGCCACTTATGGTTAATATGACATCAGCTTCCGATCCTtcaaagaaaagtaaaagatttCAGTCATCTTCCTTTCGCTTCCCCAATTCTTCTAACAGGATGATGGATGAGTGCTCAGATGATGACGAAGATTTTCAGTGTGCTGATCAAGAG GTTTCTACGTCAGAGGTTAATGACAAAAGAAATG AATCCTCTGACGACGAACCTGAACTAGACATGAACTTTTACTTTGGCAACCTTCGCCGCGATGATCAGGAAAATGCCCGTAATTGCTGGACATTATCTGATGGGAACAACTTCAGAGTACGTGGTAAGAATTTCTGCAGCGACAAATCAAAG ACTGCTGGCGGTAAGCATCTTATGGATCTTGTTGCCACAGACTGGTTCAAAAGTACGAAACGAATGGATCACGTTGCCAAACGCCTTGGGTGTGCAGCACAA GTTGCAGCAGATAGAGGACTTTTCTCTATTGTTATTAATCTCCAA GTACCAGCTGGATCCACACAATACAGCATGATTTTTTACTTTGTAACAAAGAATTTAGTACCAGGATCTCTCTTGCAACGGTTTGTTGATGGAGACGATGAAGCCCGCAATAGTAGACTGAAGCTTATACCATCAGTACCAAAG GGCTCTTGGATCGTACGGCAGAGTGTCGGAAGCACTCCTTGTTTACTGGGAAAATCTGTTGATTGCACCTATATCCGCGGCTCCAGTTACTTGGAA ATCGACGTTGATATCGGTTCCTCTACTGTGGCAAATGGAGTACTGGGGCTTGTGATTGGCGTTATCACAACGTTGGTTGTAGACATGGCTTTTATTTTACAG GGTAACACGCCGGAGGAGTTGCCAGAGCGATTAATCGGTGCCGTCAGGATTTCTCATCTAGAATTATCATCAGCACTAGAGCCCAGAGAGGAAGATGATTTTTGA
- the LOC125214988 gene encoding crocetin glucosyltransferase 3-like — protein sequence MGGATKDVLIVPFFGQGHLFPCAELCRHISSYNCNSIFIIPSPLASSIPSDLHLNPSIEVVRIESSEEALPRDATDGDWPAPGPHHHRQLGQGIESFLSERFENSPPAFVVMDVMMNWSKHIFKKANIPIVSFFTSGACAAAMEHAAWKAHVDNIGPDPARMLPGMPESMALSYSDTRRQDRRRHELGGGRGRGGGRGSDGANSGPPRFGQHTRWMDETEGSTALLINTCDGLESPFLKYLAGQAEKPVFGVGPLLPGTFWKSIGSVVHDRDSRPGRETNYTEDEVIQWLDSKPGGSVIYVSFGSEVGPSMEEYDELAEALAETEKSFIWVIQPGAGRPGPPASLFGGRATPDSTKEGGYEPRGLEERVGNRGLIIKGWAPQLSILSHPSTGGFLSHCGWNSTMEAIACGTPILAWPIRGDQFYNAKLVVKYHHVGHMLPGIDDQLEMVKKGSIIQGINLVMDDGEVHNQATALKGIFEGGYPSSSAASVKALVELIRK from the coding sequence ATGGGAGGTGCAACAAAAGATGTATTGATAGTGCCATTTTTCGGTCAAGGCCATCTCTTCCCATGTGCTGAGCTCTGCAGACACATATCCTCTTACAACTGCAACTCAATCTTCATCATCCCTTCTCCTCTCGCCTCCTCCATTCCCTCCGATCTCCACCTCAATCCTTCCATCGAAGTCGTCCGAATCGAATCCTCGGAGGAGGCACTGCCACGGGATGCTACGGATGGAGATTGGCCCGCTCCGGGGCCCCACCATCACCGCCAGCTGGGCCAGGGGATCGAGTCCTTCCTCTCCGAAAGGTTCGAGAATTCCCCGCCCGCATTCGTGGTGATGGATGTTATGATGAACTGGAGCAAACACATCTTCAAGAAGGCCAACATACCTATTGTGTCCTTCTTCACCTCTGGCGCTTGTGCAGCTGCAATGGAGCATGCTGCGTGGAAAGCTCATGTGGATAACATCGGGCCTGACCCGGCCCGAATGCTGCCTGGGATGCCCGAGAGCATGGCCCTGAGCTATTCCGATACTAGGAGACAGGATCGCCGGCGGCATGAGCTGGGCGGAGGTAGAGGCAGAGGAGGAGGCCGGGGGAGCGATGGGGCGAACTCCGGGCCCCCGCGATTCGGGCAGCACACACGCTGGATGGATGAGACGGAAGGCTCTACTGCTCTGTTGATCAACACTTGTGATGGTCTTGAATCCCCTTTTCTTAAGTACCTTGCAGGCCAAGCTGAGAAGCCGGTTTTTGGCGTGGGCCCGTTGCTGCCGGGGACGTTCTGGAAGTCAATCGGCTCAGTTGTTCATGACCGGGACAGCAGGCCGGGGCGTGAAACGAACTACACGGAGGATGAGGTGATCCAGTGGCTGGACTCGAAGCCTGGTGGCTCTGTCATCTACGTGTCGTTTGGTAGCGAGGTGGGACCGTCTATGGAGGAGTATGATGAGCTGGCGGAGGCACTGGCGGAGACGGAGAAATCGTTTATATGGGTCATCCAGCCCGGAGCTGGACGGCCCGGCCCACCTGCCAGCCTTTTTGGCGGGAGAGCCACGCCAGATAGTACTAAAGAAGGAGGGTACGAGCCGCGTGGCTTGGAAGAAAGGGTTGGGAACAGAGGCCTTATCATAAAGGGATGGGCGCCGCAGTTGTCAATACTCAGCCATCCCTCGACGGGAGGATTCTTGTCGCACTGTGGGTGGAATTCGACTATGGAGGCAATTGCTTGCGGCACCCCAATCTTGGCCTGGCCAATCAGGGGAGACCAGTTTTACAATGCCAAGCTGGTGGTCAAGTATCATCATGTTGGCCACATGCTTCCTGGTATAGATGATCAATTGGAAATGGTGAAGAAGGGCAGTATAATTCAAGGGATTAACCTGGTGATGGATGATGGAGAAGTTCACAATCAAGCAACTGCCTTGAAAGGTATCTTTGAGGGTGGTTATCCCTCAAGTTCTGCTGCATCGGTCAAGGCATTGGTTGAGCTTATAAGGAAGTAG
- the LOC125210407 gene encoding UDP-glycosyltransferase 73C7-like, protein MEGASTDILVLPFFGQGHLFPCSELCKRLSSHNRKSILIIPSHLSSSIPSDLHRHPSVHVFQIPPLPLDTASDSLGPGIESFLSTTYHNARPAFVVIDVLMSWTKPIFKKFNIPIVSFFTSGACATIMEFAASKAEADGPARTLPGLPDSIAMSDMDVKRQNRRRKDRAGGRPRGLILGPNMGPPRSGPLGRWMDQTEDSVALITNTCDGLEAPFLEYLSGQAGKPVFGVGPLLSDSFWRSIGSVVRDGDSRPGRETNYTEDEVIQWLDSKPRGSVIYVSFGSEVGPSVAEYNELAEALAETDKSFIWVIQPGAGKPGPPANMFGGKAASAPDSEEEEGGYEPRGLEETVGDRGLIIKGWAPQLSILSHPSTGGFLSHCGWNSTVEAICCGVPILGWPIRGDQFYGANLVAKYLNVGSKVEISDEESIMVKKIDVLRGIKAVMDVMINMKAKFL, encoded by the exons atggaaGGAGCATCAACAGATATTTTGGTCCTCCCCTTTTTCGGACAAGGCCATCTCTTCCCCTGCTCCGAGCTCTGCAAACGCCTCTCCTCACACAACCGCAAATCAATCCTCATCATCCCCTCCCATCTCTCCTCCTCCATCCCCTCCGATCTCCACCGCCACCCTTCCGTCCATGTCTTCCAAATCCCACCATTACCACTCGATACCGCTTCCGATTCCCTCGGCCCCGGCATCGAATCCTTCCTCTCCACAACCTACCACAATGCTCGGCCCGCTTTCGTCGTCATCGACGTCTTGATGAGCTGGACCAAGCCCATTTTCAAGAAATTCAACATCCCCATCGTCTCCTTCTTCACCTCCGGCGCCTGCGCCACCATCATGGAGTTCGCCGCATCCAAGGCCGAAGCCGACGGCCCGGCCCGAACACTTCCCGGACTTCCCGATTCCATCGCCATGAGCGATATGGATGTCAAAAGACAGAATCGCCGGAGAAAAGATCGGGCCGGCGGCAGGCCCAGGGGCCTGATTCTCGGCCCGAACATGGGCCCGCCCAGGTCGGGCCCGCTCGGGCGGTGGATGGATCAGACTGAGGACTCAGTGGCCCTGATCACCAACACTTGTGATGGTCTTGAAGCTCCGTTTCTCGAGTATCTCTCGGGCCAGGCCGGAAAGCCCGTATTCGGAGTCGGGCCGCTGCTGTCGGACTCGTTCTGGAGATCGATCGGGTCGGTTGTGCGCGACGGGGACAGCAGGCCGGGCCGGGAAACGAACTACACGGAAGACGAGGTGATCCAGTGGCTGGACTCGAAGCCACGTGGCTCGGTCATCTACGTGTCGTTCGGCAGCGAGGTGGGCCCGTCCGTGGCCGAGTACAACGAGCTGGCGGAGGCGCTGGCGGAGACGGACAAATCGTTTATTTGGGTGATCCAGCCCGGGGCCGGAAAGCCCGGCCCGCCCGCCAACATGTTTGGCGGGAAAGCCGCCTCGGCCCCGGACTCGGAAGAGGAGGAGGGAGGGTACGAGCCACGTGGCTTGGAGGAAACGGTTGGGGATAGAGGGCTCATAATAAAGGGATGGGCCCCGCAGCTGTCGATACTGAGCCATCCCTCGACGGGAGGGTTTTTGTCGCACTGTGGGTGGAACTCGACCGTGGAGGCCATATGCTGCGGCGTCCCGATCTTGGGATGGCCGATTAGGGGAGACCAGTTTTATGGTGCGAATTTGGTGGCTAAGTATTTGAATGTTGGATCGAAGGTTGAGATTAGTGACGAGGAATCGATAATGGTGAAGAAGATTGATGTGCTTAGAGGGATTAAGGCAGTGATGGATGTAATG ATCAATATGAAAGCAAAGTTTCtctga
- the LOC125210408 gene encoding UDP-glycosyltransferase 92A1-like: protein MGGATKDVLIVPFFGQGHLFPCAELCKHLSSYNCNSFFIIPSHLSSYIPSDLHHHPSIELVRIEYSEATPPPDASNGDWSAARSHHHHQLGQGIQSFLSRRFENAPPAFVVMDVMMNWSKYIFKKANIPIVSFFTSGACGAAMEYAAWNARVNNIGPDPERKIPGLPESMALSYSDTRRRDRREHEHGGRGDGANFAPPRIVHQPSWTDETDGSAALLINTCEGLESPFLKYLTGQVEKPVFGVGPLLPGKFWKSIGSVVHDRDSRPRHETNYTEDEVIQWLDSKPGGSVIYVSFGSEVGPSMEEYDELAEALAETEKSFIWVIQPGAGRPSPPANFFGGKATSDSKEGGYEPRGLEERVGSRGLIIKGWAPQLSILSHPSTGGFLSHCGWNSTVEAIACGTPILAWPIRGDQFYNAKLIAKYHRVGHVVPGIDDLSEMVKKINIIQGIDMLMDDGEVHNQATALKGIFEGGYPSSSAASVKALVELISK, encoded by the coding sequence ATGGGAGGTGCAACAAAGGATGTATTGATAGTGCCATTTTTTGGTCAAGGCCATCTTTTTCCATGTGCTGAGCTCTGCAAACATTTGTCCTCTTACAACTGCAACTCATTCTTCATCATCCCTTCTCACCTCTCCTCCTACATTCCTTCCGATCTCCACCACCACCCTTCCATCGAACTCGTCCGAATCGAATACTCAGAGGCTACACCGCCGCCAGATGCTTCTAATGGAGATTGGTCCGCGGCACGCTCCCACCATCACCACCAGCTGGGGCAGGGCATCCAGTCGTTCCTCTCTCGAAGGTTCGAGAATGCCCCGCCTGCGTTTGTGGTGATGGATGTAATGATGAACTGGAGCAAATACATTTTCAAGAAAGCCAACATACCTATTGTGTCCTTCTTCACCTCTGGCGCCTGTGGAGCTGCAATGGAGTATGCTGCGTGGAATGCTCGTGTGAATAACATCGGGCCTGACCCGGAAAGAAAAATTCCCGGGCTGCCCGAGAGCATGGCCCTGAGCTATTCGGATACTAGGAGACGGGACCGTCGAGAGCATGAGCATGGTGGGAGGGGCGATGGGGCAAACTTCGCTCCCCCGAGAATAGTGCATCAGCCAAGTTGGACGGATGAGACGGACGGCTCTGCTGCTCTGTTGATCAACACTTGTGAAGGTCTTGAATCTCCTTTTCTCAAGTACCTTACGGGACAAGTCGAGAAGCCTGTTTTCGGTGTGGGGCCGTTGCTGCCGGGGAAGTTCTGGAAATCGATTGGCTCAGTTGTGCATGACCGAGATAGCAGGCCGAGGCATGAGACTAACTACACGGAAGATGAGGTGATCCAATGGCTGGACTCGAAGCCAGGTGGCTCTGTCATCTACGTGTCGTTCGGTAGCGAGGTGGGCCCATCCATGGAGGAGTATGATGAGCTGGCGGAGGCATTGGCGGAGACGGAGAAATCATTTATATGGGTCATCCAGCCCGGAGCTGGACGTCCTAGCCCGCCTGCCAACTTTTTTGGCGGGAAAGCCACATCAGATTCTAAAGAAGGAGGGTACGAGCCGCGTGGCTTGGAAGAAAGGGTTGGGAGCAGAGGCCTTATCATAAAGGGATGGGCGCCACAGTTGTCGATACTCAGCCATCCCTCGACGGGAGGATTCTTGTCGCACTGTGGGTGGAATTCGACAGTGGAGGCAATCGCTTGCGGCACCCCAATCTTGGCCTGGCCGATCAGGGGAGACCAGTTTTACAATGCCAAGTTGATAGCCAAGTATCATCGTGTTGGCCACGTGGTTCCTGGTATAGATGATCTATCGGAAATGGTGAAGAAGATCAATATAATTCAAGGGATTGACATGCTGATGGATGATGGAGAAGTTCACAATCAAGCAACTGCCTTGAAAGGTATCTTTGAGGGTGGTTATCCCTCAAGTTCTGCTGCATCGGTCAAGGCATTGGTTGAGCTTATAAGCAAATAG